One Capsicum annuum cultivar UCD-10X-F1 chromosome 2, UCD10Xv1.1, whole genome shotgun sequence genomic window carries:
- the LOC107860242 gene encoding microtubule-associated protein RP/EB family member 1C — protein MAAHIGMMDGAYFVGRSEILSWINSTLHLSLSKVEEACSGAVHCQLMDAAHPGLVPMHKVNFDAKNEYEMIQNYKVLQDVFTKLKITKHIEVSKLVKGRPLDNLEFMQWMKRYCDSVNRGNIHNYNALERREGSKGAKEVNKRSAPSQNATKNASTASKHVPHNTRRNDVPHVSSTSLSGKISRPSSSGGTSTYSETERTAHEQQITELKLSVDSLEKERDFYFSKLRDIEMLCQCPEIENLPVVEAVKRILYAMDDDASLVDTEAMISEQHQQVETLSCTSEEAEERLRVDTQKRKNIVNIDVDLAASNTLSPRQRISDASDVHCSGSLVTY, from the exons ATGGCGGcacacataggaatgatggatggTGCATACTTCGTTGGCAGATCGGAAATCCTGTCCTGGATCAACTCTACACTTCATCTCAGCCTCTCCAAAGTCGAAGAG GCGTGTTCCGGTGCGGTTCATTGCCAGCTGATGGATGCCGCTCACCCTGGGCTAGTACCTATGCACAAGGTCAATTTCGATGCTAAGAATGAGTATGAGATGATCCAGAACTATAAGGTTCTTCAGGATGTATTCACCAAACTCAAAATCACTAAG CACATTGAGGTCAGCAAACTGGTGAAAGGAAGACCTCTTGATAACCTGGAATTCATGCAATGGATGAAGAGATACTGTGATTCTGTTAATAGAGGCAATATTCACAA TTATAATGCTCTTGAAAGAAGGGAAGGCTCCAAGGGTGCCAAAGAAGTGAATAAAAGATCTGCTCCATCACAAAATGCGACCAAAAATGCCTCAACTGCTTCAAAGCATGTCCCCCATAACACTAGAAGAAATGATGTGCCTCATGTAAGCAGCACAAGTCTATCTGGTAAGATCTCCAGGCCTTCTTCAAGTGGAGGAACGTCAACCTATTCTGAAACAGAACGTACTGCACATGAACAGCAG ATTACGGAGTTGAAGTTATCAGTGGATAGCCTTGAAAAGGAAAGGGACTTCTACTTTTCAAAGTTGAGGGACATTGAAATGCTGTGCCAATGTCCAGAGATTGAAAACCTACCT GTGGTTGAGGCAGTGAAGAGGATTCTGTATGCTATGGATGATGATGCATCACTTGTAGATACTGAAGCCATGATATCTGAGCAACACCAGCAAGTAGAGACATTGAGTTGCACATCTGAAGAGGCAGAAGAAAGGCTAAGGGTAGACActcaaaagagaaaaaacattGTCAATATTGACGTTGACCTTGCTGCCAGCAACACATTGTCTCCAAGACAAAGGATTTCTGATGCTTCTGATGTCCATTGCAGTGGATCACTTGTGACATATTGA
- the LOC107860243 gene encoding uncharacterized protein LOC107860243 — MASSPKQVGEQRARSFDFEAKRMCWAKAETVPSRHPERWRKDSAGNIVCKRLFNCQGCLCFEYDHIIPFSKGGESIAENCQILQTRVNRLKSNKDEIDISRLKSYSCDIKFTDKELDLIEMAVYGDVIRPGKQCRCRTVAEVLGQYKSKDGAAPCKLPYADESL; from the exons ATGGCTTCCTCT CCAAAACAAGTGGGAGAGCAGAGGGCAAGGAGTTTTGACTTTGAAGCCAAGAGGATGTGCTGGGCGAAGGCCGAAACTGTACCCAGTCGACATCCTGAACGCTGGCGGAAAGATTCCGCTGGAAACATTGTCTGCAAACGCCTCTTCAATTGTCAAGGATGTCTTTGCTTTGAGTATGACCACATTATTCCCTTCTCCAAAGGGGGTGAGTCCATAGCAGAGAATTGCCAGATCCTTCAGACAAGGGTAAACAGGCTCAAATCCAACAAGGATGAGATTGATATTAGTCGATTAAAAAGCTACTCCTGTGATATCAAGTTCACTGATAAGGAGCTAGATCTAATTGAAATGGCTGTTTATGGGGATGTTATCCGACCTGGAAAGCAATGTCGTTGTAGAACTGTTGCTGAAGTTCTAGGACAATATAAGTCAAAGGACGGGGCTGCTCCCTGCAAGTTACCATATGCTGATGAATCCTTGTAG
- the LOC107860244 gene encoding ADP-ribosylation factor 2-B, with amino-acid sequence MGLSISKFVKMLFAKKDMRILMVGLDAAGKTTILYKLKLGEIVNTIPTIGFNVETVEYKNSSFTVWDVGGQDKIRPLWRHYFQNTQGLIFVVDSNDRDRISEARDELHRMINEEELRGATILVFANKQDLPNAMNVAEITDKLGLHSLRQRRWYIQSACATSGQGLYEGLDWLSHNITGKA; translated from the exons ATGGGTTTGTCAATATCCAAGTTTGTAAAAATGCTATTTGCAAAGAAAGATATGAGAATTTTGATGGTAGGACTCGATGCCGCTGGCAAGACAACTATCTTGTACAAGTTGAAACTTGGGGAAATTGTTAATACCATTCCTACCATTG GATTTAACGTGGAGACAGTGGAATACAAGAATTCGAGCTTTACAGTATGGGATGTGGGTGGACAAGATAAG ATCCGGCCTCTATGGAGGCATTATTTTCAGAACACACAGGGTCTAATATTTGTGGTAGATAGTAATGATAGAGATCGAATTTCAGAAGCTAGAGATGAGCTCCATCGCATGATTAACGAG GAAGAACTACGAGGTGCCACAATTCTTGTATTTGCTAATAAACAAGACCTTCCAAATGCTATGAATGTTGCAGAAATCACTGATAAACTTGGTCTGCATTCACTCCGTCAAAGACGCTG GTACATCCAGAGTGCTTGTGCAACATCTGGACAGGGGCTTTATGAAGGTCTTGATTGGCTATCACATAATATCACTGGCAAG GCATAA